Within Deltaproteobacteria bacterium, the genomic segment GCGCTTGCCCTTCTTGCCGGACGAATCAACTGAAGCTTTTGAACTCATAATTGCCTTACGCGCTATGTGTCTGAAATTATTAACGTTTTTTCGCGATAGCGTTTCTAATGTATTGCTGCTTATATTGTTAGAACGCGGATAAGCCACAAGTTAGCGATTTACCAATAGCCGCCTCATCGCATCCTTTAAATTAGTTTTCTTTTTTTCCTCTGGTTTTTTGCCCTCTACGCGTTCGCGCACTTCTCTGGCCAAAGACTGATAAGCTCCCGCACCTATAGAAAGTGGATCGTAAATTATAATGGGCTGGCCAAAGCTGGGGCACTCGCTAAGGCGCACGTTGCGAGGAATAACTGTGTCAAAAACTTCAGTCTTAAAAAACTCCCTAACCTCCTTCTCGACTTGACGGGAAAGATTGGTGCGAGAATCAAACATCGTCAAGACTACGCCAACCAAGCCGAGTTCTGGATTTAGCTGCTGCCTAGCTAGGTTCACCGACTCGAGCAAGGAGGAAATCCCCTCCAAGGCATAGTACTCGCATTGCAAAGGCACCAAAATCGAGTCGCTAGCTACAAAAGCATTTACCGTAAGTAGCCCCAGAGAGGGCGGACAATCGAGAAAAATGTAATCATATCGACTACGTAGCTGCTCTAGCTCCTTTTTCAATACGAGCTCCCTCCCCACTCGGCCGCTGAGCTCTATTTCTGAACCAACCAGATCCGAGTTTGATGGCGCAAGCCAGAGCGTATCCAGCGCCGTGTTGACTATAACAGTTCCCAAAGGAACGGAATTTGAAAAAACATCGTAAATAGTCTCGGCAAGCCCATGCTTGTCGATTCCTAAGCCACTAGTTGTGTTTCCCTGAGGATCTATATCGATAAGCAATACTTTGCATCCATCTTCGGCCAATGCCGCCGATAGGTTAACCGATGTTGTAGTCTTGCCGACACCGCCCTTCTGATTTGCTATAGCAATTACTTTTCCCATTTGACTCTTTTATCACAAGGGCGCGGCTATAAAAAGCTAGAACTGCGGATTGGGAGATAATTGCCTAGGAAGCTAAGTGTTCCACGTGAAACACTTAGCTTAAGTCCATCGAAATGTTCCACGTGAAACATGCTAAGTAAGCATTAGGTTAGAAAGATTAAAAAGGCTAGACTTGTCTTCTGAACCTTAATTCGCCGCGGCGAGCGCTCAGTCGTTCGTGAAGCGCCCGCCGCGGGCAATAAATCACCTCCTTTCTTCCCGTGGCCGTCCGAGAGACGGACACAGGAGTACAAAAATTAAACAACAAAATAAAAAGACGACCTTCGCGGTCGTCTTTACAATGAATACGAACTTTCTCA encodes:
- a CDS encoding ParA family protein; protein product: MGKVIAIANQKGGVGKTTTSVNLSAALAEDGCKVLLIDIDPQGNTTSGLGIDKHGLAETIYDVFSNSVPLGTVIVNTALDTLWLAPSNSDLVGSEIELSGRVGRELVLKKELEQLRSRYDYIFLDCPPSLGLLTVNAFVASDSILVPLQCEYYALEGISSLLESVNLARQQLNPELGLVGVVLTMFDSRTNLSRQVEKEVREFFKTEVFDTVIPRNVRLSECPSFGQPIIIYDPLSIGAGAYQSLAREVRERVEGKKPEEKKKTNLKDAMRRLLVNR